A window of the Limanda limanda chromosome 8, fLimLim1.1, whole genome shotgun sequence genome harbors these coding sequences:
- the si:dkey-12e7.1 gene encoding uncharacterized protein si:dkey-12e7.1 — MTSIIISSAATMSPRKRPLVPVSSRRKAADDYFPFNFLPVECQLHVLSFLNEVDKCSCALVCLSWSCLVRSWKLWRVADYSRRGVFHLGQEGLLVSNREFERWKAWVHHYTHHLISRRASLLTLKASFDLGDRFNKWSELLSHLLNTVHCRDLSHLDLNWTFTLLEPLDLKVHSSSSSHQDSITKMDQVTSFQELLTELTQSCPRIAKMRIHFDWSDVSVSLLTQFQQLRVLELKYFWVFKGVTPSTLQTLTNSLPNLKSLTLHILVPLRNLGISYTLESPSLEFLDVSPSRGLVFSCLKLPVLRELRAKKIVRGITLDRRTRLRIQHRWPCLYHVLREGTPKLQALNNERLLPTWREESYGELSAILEQSCYCVQHLDSWLW; from the exons ATGACCAGCATCATCATCTCCTCAGCTGCCACCATGTCCCCACGAAAGCGCCCCCTGGTGCCCGTGAGCAGCCGGCGCAAAGCGGCCGACGACTACTTCCCTTTCAACTTCCTGCCGGTGGAGTGCCAGCTGCACGTCCTGTCCTTCCTGAACGAGGTGGACAAGTGCAGCTGCGCTCTGGTCTGCCTGAGCTGGAGCTGCCTGGTCCGCTCCTGGAAGCTGTGGAGGGTAGCGGACTACTCCCGCCGCGGGGTCTTCCACCTGGGTCAGGAGGGGCTGCTGGTTTCCAACCGCGAGTTCGAGAGGTGGAAAGCTTGGGTGCACCATTACACCCACCACCTCATCTCCCGCCGGGCCAGCCTGCTCACGCTGAAGGCCAGCTTCGACCTCGGGGATCGCTTCAACAAGTGGAGCGAGCTGCTGAGCCACCTGCTGAACACTGTCCACTGCAGAGACCTCAGCCACCTGGATCTGAACTGGACCTTCACTCTGCTGGAGCCGCTGGACCTCAAGGTccactccagctccagctcccaccaGGACAGCATCACCAAGATGGACCAG GTGACCAGTTTCCAGGAGCTGCTCACCGAGCTCACTCAGAGCTGCCCACGCATCGCCAAGATGCGGATCCACTTCGACTGGTCGGACGTGTCCGTGTCGCTGCTCACCCAGTTCCAGCAGCTGCGAGTCCTGGAGCTCAAATACTTCTGGGTGTTCAAAGGAGTGACTCCCTCCACGCTGCAGACCTTGACCAACTCCCTGCCCAACCTGAAGTCTCTGACGCTACACATCCTGGTGCCGCTGAGGAATCTGGGCATCTCGTACACTCTGGAGTCTCCGTCTCTGGAGTTCCTGGACGTGTCTCCCAGCCGAGGCTTAGTCTTCTCCTGCCTGAAGCTGCCCGTCCTGCGAGAGCTTCGTGCCAAGAAGATCGTCCGTGGTATCACGCTGGACCGGAGGACCCGGCTGAGGATTCAGCACCGCTGGCCGTGCCTGTACCACGTCCTCCGGGAGGGGACGCCGAAGCTCCAGGCCCTGAACAATGAGAGGCTGCTTCCCAcgtggagagaggagagctaCGGGGAGCTGTCGGCCATCCTGGAACAGTCCTGCTACTGCGTTCAGCATCTAGACAGCTGGCTGTGGTAG